DNA from Natrarchaeobius halalkaliphilus:
GGCAGGAAGCGACTACTGAGCGCGCGACAACCATCCAGCGAACGATTTCGAACCGCCTCGAGTCAATGCGCGGTTCGGGAGCAGTCAACGGATCGGTGGCCGCTACTGGTTCGAAGACGACCGTCGACTCGGATACGACTACTGATTCAGTGAGAACTGAACTGCAGAGAGACGACGGGAGAGAGGTGTTACAGCACGAGTCGGATCGATATACGAGCGTTTTCGTGAGCGAATCCGACGGGTTCGACGCCGTCTTCGAGGCCCTAGTATCCGTCCCCGTGGACGACTGTGCCGGTGTCGTGCTCCGGGCACCTGGCGAGTACGCAAGCCACGTCCAGCGGTTCGCAGATCGGCTCTGTACGAACTCCATCGTCGACGAGTCCTCGCTCTCGACGTCCTATCGGAAGGAGTATTCCGACGTCGTCGGTGACGATAAAAACGAACTCGAGTTCAGGTTGTTCCTCCGGGAACTGTCCACGTGAGCCGCGTCAGCCGCTCGTGTGTTCGACGTCGAACACCGTTTCGCTCATCGTCCATCCACCAGACTGGAGGTTCTGTGAGAACGTCACCTGTTGGCCGAACGGATCAGTCGCGATGACCGAGTACGTGTCCGTATCGATCACGTCGTAGGTCAGTTCGTGATTGTTTACGGTCACCGTATCGCCGGCCTCGAGTTCGTTGAACCGCTCCGTAATCTCCGCCGGTTCCAGTGACTCTCCAACGCTTTCGGTGTCCTCTCTCGTCATCACTACGTTGATGAACTGGTGCCACGGTCTTATGTTTTATTACGATACCCTTTTCGACCGCCGATGACGCGAAACCGGACGAACACTCGGATATGCCAATCTTTACCATTCGAAAGCCGGTACATCGCCGCATGTCGTCACGACCCGATCCACTCGACTCCGACTCGGTCGACGATCCGCGAGCCAGCGAACTGATGGAGAACGCCGAATCCGGCTGGTACGGAGACAGCGCCTTCTTCGGCGCGATGGCACACTGTCCAGAGATTCTCACCGCCATCGGTGACGTTTTCGAATCGTTCGGACAGGGCGAACACGTCGACCCCTCGCTGCTGGAGTTGATGCGGCTCAAAGTGGCTGAATCACACCAGTGTGCCTACTGTGCGACCGTCCGGACCCTGGAGGTTCGAGAGGACGTTGCACCCAAAGAAGACGCCGTTTTCGGTGAGGTGGATCCGGAAGGCCTGTCCCGTCGAGAATACCTCGCCATCTCGCTCGCAGCGGATCTCTCGACGGACCCTCACAGGATCAGCGACCAGTTCTTCGGGGACCTTCGAGAGGAGTTCAGCGAAGCGGAGATCGTCGAACTCCTGTTGTTCGGTTCTCTCGAGGTCGGCCTCGACCGATTCTGTATCGCACTCGAACTCCAGACGACCGATGACAGTGCCTATCCCGACGATCTCGAGTACCCACTCGAGAATCCGCGTCCGAAAACGACCTGAACGCTCGCGTGACGCTCGGAATCTCCAGATATCCTTCCGAAAATCACAGTCCACTCATCTATATATCTGATTAAATATATGTGGTGATAATAGTCATTCTCTCGAAACTGACGACGCAATCCTGTTAACCAGCAAGTAGGTGGTATTTGCCAGGATCCATGGGACTTCCCACAACGATCACGATGTGACAGGTCATTCCGAGTATACCGCTTCAGATGGTGGTTATACGGTACTTTTACACTACCGTGGTTACGGTATCTGAGATCGTCACTTCGTGATCACTCGAGAAACGAGAGTTTAGCTGAGATACGATTTACGCCGGACGAAATAAGTATGTAGATACTATTCACTAACTACCATATTTATTATATTCTACAACTACGCTATACTGTTATTTTTCGTTCCGTCGCCATCCTCCTGATCGATTCAGCAACTACTGTTTAGCCGTGGTGAGAATGTCAAAGTCACCGTGGCCATTACAATTGTAATTAGTCACGATTACGTAGGTATCTGTTGGAATATCAGG
Protein-coding regions in this window:
- a CDS encoding transcriptional regulator, which gives rise to MTREDTESVGESLEPAEITERFNELEAGDTVTVNNHELTYDVIDTDTYSVIATDPFGQQVTFSQNLQSGGWTMSETVFDVEHTSG
- a CDS encoding carboxymuconolactone decarboxylase family protein, with translation MSSRPDPLDSDSVDDPRASELMENAESGWYGDSAFFGAMAHCPEILTAIGDVFESFGQGEHVDPSLLELMRLKVAESHQCAYCATVRTLEVREDVAPKEDAVFGEVDPEGLSRREYLAISLAADLSTDPHRISDQFFGDLREEFSEAEIVELLLFGSLEVGLDRFCIALELQTTDDSAYPDDLEYPLENPRPKTT